The sequence below is a genomic window from Uranotaenia lowii strain MFRU-FL chromosome 2, ASM2978415v1, whole genome shotgun sequence.
caattcaaaacttttgtcagattttgccttATCTACTCTATAGTCTACTCTCAGTCtactgtcccatatgcaaaaacatcaaatcgataGAAacggttttaaagttttttcaacatttttgttgaTTCTGCGCCTAAAATGcccctttttcttttttttctgcacAAATACTTGAATAGATGCCCCATAAATATGGTTCTTGCTTGATAATTAAAAGCAAGATATGGAAGAGGCGAATGAACTAAATATTTAAAGCCCCTATAAATCAATCAATCGATCAAATCAAAAGcaagaaatgataaaagtaaACCTTTTGAACTACATTTTGCTGACAAAGTTAAAGTATATAAAGAGAATTTGGATGGTAAAAACTTTCTCTTAACCCTAGTCCAGTCCggtctgttgttgtttttggaaatataAGACCGTCTCAGTGTCTCCTGAAGAAAATAGAAGACAGTGAGAATGATTCCAGACCAActgtctcctagtgtggacgaGGCTTTGAAGGATGATTCAGCTCTGCTGTTTGTTGCTCACTTTACGTGACACTTGACTATCCCGCGGTGTGAAATTTTCGTCTCAAAAAGGCCGGGGTGtcttattttcttttcaaaattaatgGTTCCACTACAATTTTCCCATAACATTAGGGATACCTCAATAATGCCTATTACTGCTTTTATATCAAAATCTACACCAAATTATGCTTACAGCTGCCTGTTAATTACTTATTTTGGCGTTCGCTTGCTATCAAGAGGAAATTATTGAAACTTCAGTTatgccttattttgctatcGTATGGCACCAAATTGTGTTGTCAGATTGCTGTTGACACCTATTTTTTGGTCGATTTAGTCTTTTATTAGATaaaccaaaatataaaaatagtaTCGTAAAAAGActgcaaattttcagttttcactTGTTCCACTTTTTTCGGCTGATAAATTCTTGTATGTTCGCAAAAACTTGACCCAGCATCCTTTCTTAAATCCTAGAAAAAGGTTTAGTCTtgattcaggtttttttttcaataatgacaTCAGTTTTATAATGTTTATCTGTTGTTTCAGGTACCGAACTGAACCGCCAATTGTCCAAATGGTTGGATGATGCTGATCTTACCTTCGGACCGGCCCGTGCTATCATCGCTccgtaatttcaaatttctgtcataatttgttttttgaagtactaaattgattttctttccaACAGACATGCTGGCTACCGTTACTGTGGCGCTTGCGGGGGCTGGGCCTATCGACAAATTAGTCCTGCTGTGGTGTaagttttcctgttttttttttttttttttttttttataaagataaattcataattatttctcATTTTAGTAAGCGTGTTTTCATCCTCGGCCCGTCGCATCACGTGCGGCTGTCCCGGTGCGCACTTTCGGCGGCTACCTACTGTCGTACCCCCCTGTACGATCTGAAGGTTGATCAACAAATCAACTCGGAACTGGAAGCCACCGGCCACTTCAAGTGGATGGACCAGAAAACGGACGAAGACGAGCACAGCATCGAGATGCACCTTCCCTACGTGGCCAAAGTGATGGAAGAGTGAGTATCAGGCGGTGTATTGCTAATTTAGATTGAATAGAATAAATCTTTAATATAAGTTATTCAGTTATAAACCCCTTCAAACATATActaataacttttcaaaaaatgtcacaGCTTCCGCGATCAGTTCACGATCATCCCGATCATGGTTGGCTCGATTACCGATGAGTGGGAGGAAACCTACGGCAAAATTTTGGCCCCCTACCTGGCCGACCCCCAGAATCTTTTCGTCATCTCGTCCGATTTCTGCCACTGGGGTGCCCGGTTCCGGTACACCTACTACGAGGAACAACACGGACCGATTTACAAGTGGATCGAGGTCCTCGACAAGATGGGTATGGATCTGATCGAAACGATGAAGCCGGAAAGTTTCGCCGAGTATTTGCGCAAGTACAACAACACCATTTGCGGTCGCCACCCGATCGGAGTGCTGCTTCAGGTAAGTTGCCCTTTTAGGGAAAAAGTTCAAGAATCagtaaatcagtttttttttctaatttttagtcGGTGGATGAGCTCAAACGACGTGGCTACCGGATGAGCCTGAAGTTTCTCAAGTATGACCAAAGCAATCAGTGCTGTGATAAAAAAGACTCCAGCGTCAGCTATGCCTCAGGATCGTTAATTTTCGAATaagacaaaaatataaatatctaTATTTTACATTTGTGTTTTCGcaacaacaatatttttttaaattaaggaaAGGTTTATATACTAGTTGGACTAATTCATgaaattataaaagataaaaaacaagAAAGAGTGAGAGGCACAGATGAGGCACTGAATTATATTAacccaaacaaaattaacaagaaacTTTAAGAAAGGTAAGAACAACTCAAGAGAATTTTAATATATACATAGTTTTGTTTTCtcgtgaaaaataaaacatcttcTAAAAATTCTCATCTGTTACTTTAGGCTGTTTGCTCATTTcgtattaaaattttacatcaaacgTTCAATTTTTCCTGGTTTCCAGCATGAGGGAACAGAAGGAACTCAAGcgtattatgtttaaatttagaatCTATATTATATTTACGCTTTCGACAGAATTCAAATCATGTGTAAAATTTAAGAACTGATGTTTTTCGTTCTATTATCTCAGCAATAAGTTTTTTCCTAGTTCGATTCTGATTtagttttgtattttgttttacgAAAAGCtagagtagttttttttcttgcgttGACATCTCTTAACTATTGTCGGTGTAATACGGTTTGTATTCatgtagctgtttttcaaagagtgaagacaaataaaattattagaacaacatctaggtctgctgttttttcttgattcccGATTTATCCCTGAAATATTGAACAAATCGTGCTACCATTCATTTGTTGGGTTACAATGACTTCTTGGTTTTAGGGTTAATTTAGTTGTAATGTTAAACGTGGTCAACGTTTTCAATTTTACGTGGACGAGTTTTGATACTCCGTGTTACCATTTTAGATGTCTTTTTCAGTTATTGCACCACTAACTCACATGGAAGAAAGATCCACCGTCAATGAAGATTTTGTGTGGCTTCGAGGACAAATGCTAGAAGATCCCTTGAAGACCGAGCAAGTCAGCTATCGACAGACCgtacagatcagctcaaacgtttTACTCAGCAGTTTTTTATGGATTCATTCTCTAAAGAGTATAAAGACGATTGACAATGAGTCGAGCGTAATAATAGTCTCAAAGGAGACTTAAAAGAGTCTCAAAGAAGACTTAATAAAGTCTCCAAAAAGGCGTTATAAAAGTATCAAATGAGACGTAAAAAGTCTCAAATTAGATGTCAAAAAGTTTCCTAGTAGACATAAAATGTCTCAAAGGAGATGTAGCAAAAAGTCTGAAAGAGACATAAAATATTCTCAACGTAGAGACTCGAGACTCAAGGGAGACATTATTGAGTTTCAAAGTAggtaatattcaaaaaagtttccaaGGAGACGTTGTAGGAAAAGTAGTCTCGAGACTCAAGGGAGACATTATTGAGTTTCAAagtaatattcaaaaaagtttccaaGGAGACGTTGTAAGAGAACGTAGAACAGACTCAACGAAGAAGTGAAAAAGTCTCAAAGGAGACGTAAAAAAGTCTCAATCAATCAGACATAAAAAGTCTCAACAGAAACAAAAAGAGTCTCAAAGGAGACATAAAAAGACTCAcaggaaacataaaaaaactcaaaagagACTTAAAAAAGTCTcaactggggatttttttttattatctgacaatttgcgccgggggtcttcagattttccccaaaattgaaaatttggttcatttttgcgacttaaaaatacatgtattttttcagatttctcacatttttattttttgagttagcttcggttagatttttttgtaaataaaaaataaacatttttcaaagctacataactctgttgtttcttaacggaaattataaaatagcacatcaaaatgctttgaaattttatcagctttccaaatagaatagttgaaaaaaattaaataatgaccttcaacatgaaaagttgtaaataaactttaaatggcgtctaaaagtaccgtctgcaccaccgaatattttgcaaaaaataccattgtatagctcgatttatgatgcaactttcatctgaagacaccaaagtgggccattaacaccttgaagagttatgaaagaaataatgacaataaatctctttttttgcatcgaaaacaaacaatggtcgaacaactgcattcacatatggagatagcaagcacttctaacaacatggaaacaaaagaacttaccaaagcaggtaaaaaacactactttttcgtgctttgtagagtgtttgcagcaaagctgactttaaatttaaaccaaaattctgagtatcgtattgtttatgtgatataactaataatgcgaatgttgcttttacaacctgttcatatactatataacttattaatttttcgatcaaagatcattgtgaagcataatcaatgacaatagtagaaggttcagtccctgtgtttgggatcacaaaaatgtgattaaaaattgaaatatggacgtgctttacatagtttttatatcgggagctaagcactggacaccaaaatcctttcccattgatcaaaaaagtatgagaaagtggcacaaatgttgtagaaataatcaaagagctcagtatggccagcccaggctgtaaaatgatgaaaatatgatacttttaccgtattcgttttctacattcgcccagttttgaggtttaccatactagaacgaacattattcgtcgtcagtgttttgctacctcgatcgctcacacacgaatcttcagtgttccaccgtccattttaaatcaaatctggggaattacggatgcaaaactgagcgcataaacttctaaaaatgacagtaaaatgtgcataacttgttgtgacctggtgcaaaactgggtataaacgaatacgttaatagatttttggatataacatgaagtcagttaagctgcaacaatctaccgccccttctttcataacagtcccatatacaaaaataagcaagcgagacaatcagctttttctgttttggaatatatttttaagttgtgaccaccacttttagcataaacgaaaatcgtttctaggttgtcataataaatcgttaggcctgaaatattcgaaatttggttattggtaaggtcg
It includes:
- the LOC129745873 gene encoding protein MEMO1-like is translated as MTYREASHAGSWYTDSGTELNRQLSKWLDDADLTFGPARAIIAPHAGYRYCGACGGWAYRQISPAVVKRVFILGPSHHVRLSRCALSAATYCRTPLYDLKVDQQINSELEATGHFKWMDQKTDEDEHSIEMHLPYVAKVMEDFRDQFTIIPIMVGSITDEWEETYGKILAPYLADPQNLFVISSDFCHWGARFRYTYYEEQHGPIYKWIEVLDKMGMDLIETMKPESFAEYLRKYNNTICGRHPIGVLLQSVDELKRRGYRMSLKFLKYDQSNQCCDKKDSSVSYASGSLIFE